The Tursiops truncatus isolate mTurTru1 chromosome 9, mTurTru1.mat.Y, whole genome shotgun sequence DNA segment aaaaaaaaaacccaccaacgtGGTTATTCCAAACTTTTACGTGTCTCTATAGAAATCAGGTATTGATTCATCCTTCCTGTTTCCCTAGGGCCTATACGTTCAGGTTTGGGAATAAGAGGAACGGTTTAACTAGCGGCAACGATGGTCATATAAATCTATGTGTTTTATTCATAGGCTTTGCTCGTTGTTCGAGGATAGCAAAAACTTTACAGATGGTGCAAAAATTGAATATCTGCCCCTTTACCACTTGAAATCTCAACTTCTTTGTTGATGGAATTAAAATAATGCTTGCTATTGTAATGGATCGTTTTGAGGgacaaataactttaaaaagccCATGTGAATTACCCTATACAGCTGTTACTGTTTTAAAGTCTAGGAACGGAACACTGCATTGTGCTCTCATGTACAAATTTGGGACAAAAGTGAAATGCCAAAGGCTTTTAATGATGCAAGCATATTGGTACCTGTGACATTGAATAtagcttcttttcttttgaattccagAAGCCAGGTCCTGGAAGACAGTGTCTTAACGTGCTTGAAATCATTCAACATTGATTAGTTTAGCAACGATCCAATTTTCgttttagagataaagaaataggtataagaaagggagaaatatCTTGCTCAACTGTCAAATTGGCAGTATTCCCCAATAAGAAAAGAGTACCAAATACCCCAGCTGTTTTAAGATAGAATACACTGACCACACACAGAAAGGgatgctttttctgttttttcccttttttaaattctgtaaatGTCACACCAAATTGAAGAACATAAAGTTTTTATGTTGTAAATGTGGCTGTGTTGAATAGTTATATCTTAATTCTGTTACCTTTTTCCTAGTAATTTAAACCGTTTCCTTACCAGATTTTAAGTTTTCAGTTTACATGCGCTGAGATACGCTTTCCTTGATTCAGTTATCAGGAACTGTTGCTGTCATTACTTCTGATGGGAGAATGATTGTGGTAAGTATTTGGCATATTCATTCTCTGCTTTCTTGTAGGCTTATTGgttgttaatttttatgtacAACCTCTGATCTCTAATGACTAGGCACCACAGTACACCTGCATTGCAGTTTTCTTATGACTCAGGTCTTTATCTCTTTGATAAATAGCTGCcaatccatatttttttttcattaataaacaTTGTAAGTTACATACAAGGCTTCTAGAAGCTAGGATGGGAAATAGATTCTGCCCTCAGAGAACTTCTAGTCTAGTCTGCAGATACCTGcctgtattttataatatttatcttcCTCCTCCATCTTTTATTTCCTCCCCCATTCAGTGTTCTGACAACCACTACCAGAAtcataatttttttgaaattttgtgtATGGTTCTTAGAAACTTTTTTAAGATTTAGATACtacatctataaaataatgaacatttaaGACTTGTATGGTGTTGATATTCTTCAGATATTCTTAGGTTGTATGATCTCTTGTTTTTTTGTAGAATGAAttatgatgaatgaataaatttatttcatctcATTTGTCCTTTTATCACAGTATCCCATTTTAATTCCAGAAAAATCTTGGATTCTCTCCTTGACCTGTTCCTTGATCTGAGGAATTTATCCCATGATTTTGGGCTACTTAATTTCTTcgtttatttcttcatatgatTGTTCCAAAAAGTTTCCAAAAAGTTTTAAGGCTGCTAAACTTTCTCTATTGTCTATCTAATTCCTATAGTTTagtcttttattttcccattctgctgttctgtttttgtttgttttgtttttaatccttgtgatttttttctcagtgGATCCCTAAGTGACGATTACCAAAGTGTCAGACTTTGCCATTTATTAAACATATGTCATGTACCAGGCATGTTACGTgtgttatctcacttaatctcGGTACAGCTCTGTGAAAAAGAATTAACCCTGCATTCTAGGTTAGGAACCTAGCTCAGAAAAAGTGAGTTACTTTCCCAGAGTCACGTGGATATAAGTGGCAGAACCAAACTGGGATTTAAATTGAATTTGACTCCAAAAGCTAAGGCCAGTTGCCTTGCTTTCCTCTTAATCAAGAGAACAatcatgtttttggttttgtttttaaggtacTTCACATTGTATTGAGTCAAAAAATAAGgacagtttgaaatattttaatctcaTCTTAGAAGCCTACTGCTATTAACAAATATCTGtaaatagttttttattttgtaaaaacctcaagtttaaattttcttgtttttgttaacAGGATAGATGATAAattggaaaattaattttatagaagAAGGAAAGCCATTTAAAAAGAGCATTTTTAAGTACTAAAAGAGCATTTTTGAGTACTAAAGTTCAGTAGTTGTGTATTTCTTTGACACATGGTTCACTTTATAGAATAGTTGCATGTAAAATGAAGCCAAGAGGCTATGTATGGATGTGGTAACAACTTTTTGCTAGTTCAGTATAGTAAATACTccatattttgtttctcttcctaaCATTAACTAATGTTTCTCTTCCTAgctaacattttatttcactctaattttatatattttgaattttaaaacatgaaacttTAATGAGAAATTTAACCAACCAAAACCAATGTAAATTGATGTTTTTCAGAAACTTGAATAGCATCTGAGTTACCATGTTGTAATAGGCCCATGCCTTCCTTTTTTAAGAACCATGattcttcataaaattttctctgaatatatccTTCAAGTGTTTGAGGCCCATCAAACACTTTGGCAGATACTAAGTACTCATTAAGCCTTAGCTATAACTACCAGTTGAAGTTTGTGTACTAATCTGAATCTCCGAAAAGTGGTAGATTATATTTGCTTGTTCACAGTAGTATAATATAGAAGTTTAGTGGTCTGGCTTTGAAGCAAGCCTTTCATGGTTCGAATTCTAGCTCTGCTAATTTCTGCCCATGAAATCTTGAGGgattacttctctgtgcctcagattttCTTGTCTGAAGTGGGAATGTTTGTAGTATCTACCACAAAGGGTAGAGATTAATTGAGATAATGTGTGCAGCATGTTTACTAGCATGTAACATGAAGTGATACCGTTACATTGCTATAGCTGCTGTGTAGTGGACTATTTCCCTTAAGTTTCCCttgttttagtttgtatttttagaaTATTATCTCCTGGACTACCTGGGCTTTTATGCTGCTTCCTTGGAAATAAACTAGTACATAGGTGTCCTTTGTAATTCTCAACAACTCTGCGCACTAGTCAGAAGTGTGGTGGGTTCCCCACCGCCCCTCTTAAAAAACCAAGAGGTAAGTTTGGTGCCTGTTGATCCTAAAGAGGTATTGTATTTTATAGAGaacttatatatatttaaaataggtactTCTCTTGGAGTACCTCACAACTAAAATGGTGTCATTGAATTAACACATTCAGGTAAACcagaatatttgtctttttctcttgaatGTTTTCTTTACAGGGAACACTGAAAGGTTTTGACCAGACCATTAATTTGATTTTGGATGAAAGCCACGAACGAGTGTTCAGCTCTTCACAGGGAGTAGAACAAGTGGTACTGGGTTTATACATCGTGAGAGGTGATAATGTGTGagtaaaatatgtcttttttaaaGGCAAGTTAAATATACTATAGGTGTACTGCCTTGCTATATGGAGAAGAGGTTTCTATCTACTGAGATTTGTCCATATTTCTAATAGTTAAGTAGCCCGGATAGGGTCCAGAAAGAGCCCTGCCTTACACTGAATACTTCATTGGAGAGGCTTCGTAAAATGTTCTTCCAAAATACCCCTAATTCCAGAGGAACATAAATATACCTCCAGGGCCCAGGGCTAGGGTTTCAAAATGTCTTTGAAATCTCTTGTGTGAACAGTTTTAAATAATGCTTTATAACATAGCTGTATTTATCCATTacttacttttttcttctaattttttagtataattgGCTTACTTAAGATGTCCCATGTTTATGTTGTAGCCTCAGTTAACTTGTGACATTGATATGGCAGTTTGAGAAGATATATTTTAGTGGTAGCAATTTAAGAAAAGTGCAACAGTGTAGAACAGTACTGTCCAATACaacttttggggatgatggaaatgttggATATCTGCATTGTCCACTATGGTAGGTACTAGCTGTGTGTGTGGCCATTGAGTACTTGAAAAGTAGCTGGTGTGACTGAACAActgaattttagattttatttaattgtaattaattttaatagtcacatgtggctagcaGCTTCTGTATTAGTGCAATTATAGAGGCTAGAAGAGTGTTGAATCAGTTTCCTAGTGAGtactgtttaaaattaaaacatggcTGGAAGGCAGCAAAAGATGTATTAGCATCTCAGATTATTTTTTTGGACAAGTAGGATATGGAAGATAAAGGAATACTttactcattttatttgtttgtcttaAGAAAATCACCTTTAGATGTATAAATCATTTGATCTTTAATCAGAggtttataaaatattctatagaGATAATATTTAGGTGAAGTGAGCTGTAAAGGCAAAGCAGGTGGGGCCCAGGTCTCCTGACCAGAACAGCACTGATTGTTTATATTGGGGCTCTGCATAATAATTGATTTTAAGATGATTTCTcctactttaatttaaaaaaaaattttttttttgaacttcaattaaaaaaaattttaaacattgctGTAGACACAGTGGTATGCTGGAGCCAGCTTGTACTGGCTCACGGAAGcaggtttttatattttggggaaTTTTGCAAGCTGGTTGGTTGATGTCtttttggtagcttgaaattggccatagTGGGGGTATCTGCACTATGGATAGCAGTCAACACTGCAAATCAgcctcctccttttccttggagagctagttttaaaacattttccagcACTCCACTGTCTtccataagaattttaaatgataCTAAATTCTTAAT contains these protein-coding regions:
- the LSM8 gene encoding LSM8 homolog, U6 small nuclear RNA associated, whose protein sequence is MTSALENYINRTVAVITSDGRMIVGTLKGFDQTINLILDESHERVFSSSQGVEQVVLGLYIVRGDNVAVIGEIDEETDSALDLGNIRAEPLNSVAH